Proteins encoded in a region of the Mycoplasma mobile 163K genome:
- the p42 gene encoding gliding machinery protein P42, with product MTKNWNFENKENYYPNIVLFHLGDDETLQAYDLDAEIKEYIKYSRIGSNNTDEALMQKGINELFLTWLKKDKKVLNSKKFFKLNSDKLKDYLKEVDISIIISKSNDIAQINYLTALNQFIFKPLDILSFNFVLRTSNHSKKSEKVLNSSIKLLKKQTRSQMIIIEERDILASFQNLKISNLKEFISKNFIKLVDSLISPFLRVVENPYLFKKLKYQIFTNEINSNLILSSLAISRKTENRLEDSLRKVLINPIFKSSFEYSKLLLVNIKGIFLEDKHKEKIENRLKEILGHEKEIIVTYFDDRYAMDRYTQISIFAFFVEKTGHTNKTTQLQNNLLNSKEEYQTIVNNLTEEILLR from the coding sequence ATGACAAAAAATTGAAATTTCGAAAATAAGGAAAATTATTATCCAAATATTGTTCTTTTTCATTTAGGTGATGATGAAACTTTACAAGCTTATGACTTAGATGCAGAAATAAAAGAATATATTAAATATTCAAGAATTGGTTCAAACAATACTGATGAAGCTTTAATGCAAAAAGGAATAAATGAACTTTTTTTAACATGATTAAAAAAAGATAAAAAAGTTTTAAATTCAAAAAAGTTTTTTAAACTTAATTCAGATAAACTAAAAGATTACTTGAAAGAAGTTGATATTTCAATTATTATTTCAAAATCCAATGACATTGCTCAAATAAATTATTTGACGGCTTTAAATCAATTTATTTTTAAACCTTTAGATATCTTAAGTTTTAATTTTGTATTGAGGACTTCTAATCATAGTAAAAAATCTGAAAAAGTCCTTAACAGTTCAATAAAACTTTTAAAAAAGCAAACTAGATCTCAAATGATTATTATTGAGGAAAGAGACATTTTAGCATCATTTCAAAATCTGAAAATTAGTAATTTAAAAGAATTTATTTCAAAAAATTTCATTAAACTTGTAGATTCTTTAATAAGCCCATTTTTAAGAGTAGTAGAGAATCCTTATTTATTTAAAAAGTTAAAATATCAAATTTTCACAAATGAAATAAATTCAAATCTTATTTTATCATCTCTAGCAATAAGTAGAAAAACAGAAAACAGGTTAGAGGATTCATTAAGAAAAGTTCTTATAAACCCAATCTTTAAATCATCTTTTGAATATTCAAAATTGTTATTAGTTAACATTAAAGGTATTTTTTTAGAAGATAAACATAAAGAAAAAATTGAAAATAGATTAAAAGAAATTTTAGGGCATGAAAAAGAAATTATTGTAACTTATTTCGATGATAGATATGCAATGGATAGATACACTCAAATTTCTATTTTTGCATTTTTTGTTGAAAAAACAGGACATACCAACAAAACCACTCAATTGCAAAATAATTTGCTAAATTCTAAAGAAGAATATCAAACAATTGTTAATAACTTGACAGAAGAAATTCTTCTAAGATAA
- a CDS encoding DUF4231 domain-containing protein, translated as MINQSNKESKILSSKEDVRSFTKKYISKTFRIYSSFRFLYYLLNFIIIALTFNVVIISTLNIAKLAFQDPAGGPSNVFVFTNSIISSVSAFLSSIVNFFVVKDTYKKNWKIHKQLKFEKMEFELRAGKYTKNTKENEIILFETVCLILEQANRLREYEKSLEIIKINKEI; from the coding sequence ATGATTAATCAATCTAATAAAGAATCAAAAATTTTATCTTCAAAAGAAGATGTAAGGTCATTTACTAAAAAATACATAAGCAAAACCTTTCGAATCTACTCTTCTTTTAGATTTTTATATTACTTGTTGAATTTTATTATAATTGCATTGACATTTAATGTTGTAATTATAAGTACATTAAATATTGCTAAATTAGCATTCCAAGATCCTGCAGGAGGACCAAGTAATGTGTTTGTTTTTACAAACTCAATAATTTCTAGTGTTAGTGCATTTTTATCAAGCATTGTCAATTTTTTTGTTGTAAAAGATACATATAAAAAAAATTGAAAAATTCATAAGCAATTAAAATTTGAAAAAATGGAATTTGAATTAAGAGCAGGTAAATATACAAAAAATACTAAAGAAAATGAAATTATTTTATTTGAAACTGTATGTTTGATCCTTGAACAAGCAAATAGATTAAGAGAATATGAAAAATCTTTAGAAATCATAAAAATTAATAAGGAAATATAA
- a CDS encoding DUF2905 domain-containing protein: protein MKIFKFLKATSIFLWISIFGLISTFVGTILYWFYLFPTTGLNVFLFNITRPFPDVMSSILFIVFFTFFLNLFILSSMFLVGSIDFFRKNLLNPNNINFRYWTFIFPWVFKKLKRSYLMRNYLFIKDSLESKDRIDFTYKNNNNSDLPFSDEELIFNENKNQSYVVEPIEYVNEDEQIFRTNNVNTFFENNQSNTNTLESNYEDAFYQDDLVEPQSFNQNWRTQTFNTNQFENTNSFNTNTQQEDTYSYLYAQPNPDAATQSFGTEYMDTFAKNQEYRNYYANNQNQNVSNKNTQFIWKHPNLIKAKNTNTNTIPKIHEIYKGFPPQGLQTNNFNPFVNPKTGQRISHPFYSDQRTKQMMIQKQLYTLEFMYKSGQISPSDYYVKRNQITNLK from the coding sequence ATGAAAATATTTAAATTTTTAAAAGCCACATCAATTTTTCTATGGATTTCTATTTTTGGATTAATAAGCACTTTTGTTGGAACAATTCTTTATTGATTTTATCTTTTTCCAACAACTGGACTTAATGTATTTTTATTTAACATTACAAGACCTTTTCCGGATGTAATGTCTTCAATTTTGTTTATTGTTTTTTTTACTTTTTTCTTGAATTTATTCATTTTAAGTTCTATGTTTTTAGTTGGTTCAATTGATTTTTTCAGAAAAAACTTATTAAATCCTAATAACATTAATTTTAGATATTGAACTTTTATTTTTCCTTGAGTATTTAAAAAATTAAAAAGATCTTATTTAATGAGAAATTATTTATTTATAAAGGATTCATTAGAAAGTAAAGATAGAATTGATTTTACTTACAAAAATAATAATAATTCTGATTTACCTTTTAGTGATGAAGAGCTTATTTTCAATGAAAATAAAAATCAATCTTATGTTGTGGAACCAATTGAATATGTGAATGAAGATGAACAAATCTTTAGAACAAATAATGTAAATACTTTTTTTGAAAATAATCAATCAAACACTAACACTTTAGAGTCAAATTATGAAGATGCATTTTACCAAGATGATTTAGTGGAACCTCAATCATTTAATCAAAATTGAAGAACACAAACATTTAACACAAATCAATTTGAAAATACAAATTCTTTTAATACAAATACCCAACAAGAAGACACATATTCATATTTATATGCTCAGCCAAATCCTGATGCAGCTACTCAAAGTTTTGGGACTGAATATATGGATACATTTGCTAAAAATCAAGAATATAGAAATTATTATGCAAATAACCAAAATCAAAATGTTTCCAACAAAAACACACAGTTTATTTGAAAACATCCAAATTTGATAAAAGCAAAAAATACAAATACAAACACAATTCCTAAAATTCATGAAATTTATAAAGGGTTTCCTCCTCAAGGTCTTCAAACTAATAACTTTAATCCTTTTGTTAATCCAAAAACAGGTCAAAGAATTTCTCATCCTTTTTACTCTGATCAAAGAACAAAACAAATGATGATTCAAAAGCAATTGTATACACTAGAATTTATGTATAAATCAGGACAAATAAGTCCCTCTGATTACTATGTAAAAAGAAATCAAATTACTAATTTAAAATAG